The following is a genomic window from Deltaproteobacteria bacterium.
TCCTCCGCCATCCCCCGGCCGAGCCCGCGACTCGCCCCCGTGATGACCGCCACTCGATTCGCCACGTCCACGCACGCAGCGTACACCGATTCGCGCACCGTACGCGACGATCGGCCCGCGCGTGCCGGGGCGCGCCCGCCTCGCGGCGCGGCGTGCCGGGCTGCACCGGCGCGGCACGCCGGTCCGGCGCCGCGCGATGCGTCAGGGGGCGCCGTCGTGCCGCGCGGCCGAAGGCGCGGCGCGGCGGGCGGCCATCTCGGCGACGATGGCCGCGCGGTCGGCGTCCGGCAGCGCGGCGATCGCGGGAAACACGACGCGCTCCTCGAGGGCGAGATGCTCGTCGAACTGGGCAGCGAGCGCGCCGGCGAGTTCGTCGAGGCGGCCGCGCAGGTCGGCGTGGCGCTCCGGCGCGGCGTCGAGCGCGCGGCAAAGCGGCAGGAGGTCGGTGAGCGTGGCGTGGATGGCGGCGTGCTGGCGCGTCATCTCGGCGCAGGCGGCGGCGACGTCGCCGCCGCGCGACGACAGCCGCGGGGCGATCGACTCGTCCTCGTCGGCGGAGTGCAGCGGCAGCGCCCGGCCGAAGTAGCTCACGACCTGGGCGGCCGCGGCGCGAATGTC
Proteins encoded in this region:
- a CDS encoding hemerythrin domain-containing protein — protein: MLQSIGRGPRAAGPRDVVTRLADCHERIRRHTAIARRLAAADGATTSDIRAAAAQVVSYFGRALPLHSADEDESIAPRLSSRGGDVAAACAEMTRQHAAIHATLTDLLPLCRALDAAPERHADLRGRLDELAGALAAQFDEHLALEERVVFPAIAALPDADRAAIVAEMAARRAAPSAARHDGAP